DNA sequence from the Candidatus Nanopelagicales bacterium genome:
GTCGAGGAGATGCGTGACCGCGACCCCGCGTGCCGTCGAGTTGGCCGTCGCCGCCGCCGAGGCCGCCGCCGAGAAGCTGGCCGAGGACATCGTCGCCATCGACGTCAGCGACCAGCTCGTCATCACCGACGTGTTCGTCCTGTGCTCGGCGCCGAACGACCGCCAGGTGGGAGCCATCGTCGACGAGGTCGAGGAGCGGCTGCGCCACCTGGGCGCCAAGCCGGTGCGCCGGGAGGGTGAGGGCCACAACCGCTGGGTGCTGCTCGACTTCGTGGAGATCGTCGTGCACGTGCAGCTCAGCGAGGAGCGGGTGCACTATGCGCTGGAGCGGCTGTGGAAGGACTGCCCGTTCCTGGAGCTGCCCGAGCACGTGC
Encoded proteins:
- the rsfS gene encoding ribosome silencing factor, which encodes MTATPRAVELAVAAAEAAAEKLAEDIVAIDVSDQLVITDVFVLCSAPNDRQVGAIVDEVEERLRHLGAKPVRREGEGHNRWVLLDFVEIVVHVQLSEERVHYALERLWKDCPFLELPEHVRAPRSRHDEDARRGSGG